The genomic DNA CCAGGTGAGTGACGCGCACGGATCGGGGCCGGCGGCGGGGAGGGCGCCGGCGCGGCTCACCGGTCCGCCGGGTCGCGCCGCGGCTGCGGAGCGGCCCAGGGCGCCTGGCCGAGGGCCTGGCCGAGATGGGCGATCAGCGCCGTCACCCGGGCCGGCCTCGGGTCGCCCGGGGGCGTCACGAGGTGCAGGGCGATCGGCGGCGGCGACCAGGCCGGCAGCACCCGCTCGAGGCGCCCGGATTCGAGGTCGTCCCAGATCATGAAGTCGGGCTGCAGGGCGAGGCCGAGCCCGGCCCGCAGCGCCGGCGCCAGCGCCTCGGCGTTGTTCGCCCGCAGCTGGCCCGCCGGCACCACGACGGCCTCCGCGCCGCTCCCGTCCACGAATCGCCAGCGGTCGGGCGTCGGCAGGTAGGCGTAGCCGAGGCAGGTGTGGCGGACGAGGTCGTCCGGGTGCTCGGGCCGGCCGTGGCGGTCGAGATAGGCGGGGGTGGCGACCAGCGAGCGGCGGATCTCGCAGAGACGGCGCGCGCGCAGGGAGGAATCGGGCAGCGCCGCGATGCGCAGCCCGATGTCGAACCCGCCGCCGACGAGGTCGACGACCGCGTCCGACAGGTGGAGATCCACCGACACGGCCGGGTACTCCCGGAAGAAGGCCGGAAGGATCGGCGCCACGTGCATCACCCCGAAGGTCATCGGCGCTGCGAGCCGCACCAGCCCGCGCGGCTCCGCGGCACCGGCCGTGGCGAGGGCTTCCGCGGCCTCGCCCTCGGCCAGGATGCGCGCGGCGCCGTCCTTGGCGGCCTGCCCGGCCTCGGTGAGGGCGAGCTTCCGCGATGTGCGGTTGAACAGGCGGGCACCGATCCGCAGCTCGAGCCGGCTCACCGCCTTCGAGACCGTGGCCTTCGACAGGCCGAGCTCCGCGGCGGCGCGCCCGAATGAGCCGGTCTCCACCACCTTGGCGAACACGGCCCAGGCCTCGAAATCGGGCAGTCTCATCAGCCATTTCCAGAAACGATAGGTTTCCATCGTTTCTATTTTCGCGGCTCATGGCAAGGGGCACATTCCCGTCATCGCAACAGGCCGCCCGTCGCGGCCTTCCGTCGGGAGACATCGCCATGGTTCAGACCGGCCTCCACCACGTCACGGCCTTCTCCGGGCCGGCCCTGCGCAACCTCGACTTCCACACCCGGATCCTCGGGCTGCGGCTGGTGAAGAAGACCGTCAACTTCGACGATCCGGGCACCTACCACCTGTACTACGGCGACGCGGCCGGTCGGCCCGGCACGATCCTGACCTTCTTCCCCGTCGAGCACGCCGCGCCGGGCCGCGTCGGGATCGGCGAGACCCAGGAGACCGCCTTCCGGGTCCCCCGCGCCTCCATCGGCTGGTGGACCCACCGGCTCATCGAGAAGGGCGTCGCCCACGAGCCGCTGGTCCAGGTCTTCGGCGCGCCGACGCTGCGCTTCCGCGACCCGGACGGCATGATGCTCGCGCTGGTGGGCGTGGACGTCGGCGACGCGGAGGGCTGGGCGTCGAGCGAGGTGCCGGCCGAGCACGCGATCCGCGGCCTGCACGGGGTGACCCTCCTCCTCGACAGGGCCGAGCCGACCGCCGCGATCCTCACGGAGGTGCTCGGGCTGGAGGAGGTCGGCCGCGAGGGCAACCTGATCCGCTTCGCGGGCAGCGCCGAGCTCGGCGGTCTCGTCACCCTGCGGGCCGTCGGCGGGTTCCTGCCCGGCCGCGCGGGGGCCGGCTCGGTCCACCACATCGCGTTCCGGGCGGCGGACGACGCCGCGCAGGCCGCGATGGGCCGGGCTCTCGAGGCACGGGGGCTCCACGTCACCGAGCAGCGCGACCGCCAGTACTTCCGCTCGATCTACTTCCGCGAACCCGGCGGCGTGCTGTTCGAGATCGCCACCGACGCGCCCGGCTTCGCGGTGGACGAGCCGATCGAGGCCCTCGGCCAGGCCCTCAAGCTCCCCGCCGGCCTGGAGCCGCACCGGGCCGAGATCGAGGCCGTGCTGCCCAAGGTCGCCTGAGCCGCGACCACCACGCCCGCCCCGCGCCCGCGCGGGGCGGGACCTCTCCCCGCCACCCGCGAGGCCATCATGACCCAGGACACCGCCGGCTTCATCCACCGCTTCGAGCCCGGTCCCGACACCGCGCGTCCGCTGCTGCTCCTCCACGGGACCGGCGGCGACGAGAACGACCTCCTGCCCCTCGGCCGCACGGTCGCGCCGGAGGCCGCCCTGCTCGCGCCCCGCGGCGCCGTCAGCGAGAACGGCATGCCGCGCTTCTTCCGGCGCCTGGCCGAGGGCGTCTTCGACGAGGCGGACCTGCGCCGCCGCACCGGCGACCTCGCGGCCTTCGTGGCGGCCGCCCGGACGCGGTACGGGATCGGGGCGCCCCTGGCGCTGGGCTTCTCGAACGGCGCCAACATCGCCGCGTCGCTGCTGCTGCTCCGGCCCGAGACCCTGGCGGGCGCTGTCCTGCTCCGCCCGATGGTCCCGTTCGCCGAGCCGCCGGTCGCGGATCTCGCCGGCCGGCCGGTGCTGATCCTCTCCGGGGCGATGGACCCGATCGTGCCCGCGGAGAATGCGCGGCGCCTCGCGCAGCAGCTCACCGCGGCCGGAGCCCGCGTCGAGCACCGGATCCTGCCGGTCGGCCACGGCCTGTCGCAGGCCGATATCGGCCTGGCGCTGAACTGGCTTCGCGGCCTCGCACTTCCCGAAGCGGCCTGACTCGGCCGCGCACGACAGGACGGAGCGTTCGACGATGTCCCCGATCTCCTCTTCCAGCGCGACCGCCCTGCTGCCGGTGACCGGCCGGGTCCTGATGAGCGCGATCTTCCTCGTGAGCGGCGCCGGGAAGCTCGCGGCCCCGGCCGCGACGCTCGCCACCATCGAGGCCGCCCACCTGCCGCTGCCGCCTCTCGCCTACGCGGCGGCGACCGGCGTGGAGGTCGTCGGCGGGCTGCTGCTCGTCGCCGGCTACCGCACCCGGCCGGTCGCCCTGGTCCTCGCGCTCTTCGCGGTGGCCACCGCGGTGACCTTCCACGCGGCCCTCGGCGACCAGAACCAGATGTTCCACTTCCTGAAGAACCTCGCCATGGCCGGCGGCTTGCTTCAGGTCGCGGCCTTCGGGGCCGGCCCGCTCAGCCTCGACGCGCGGCAGGGCCGGGCCTGACCGGTCCGGCGATCCGCGCGACCCTTGCCTCTCGCCCTCCACCTTTCGACCCCCGCCCTTCGACCCTCGGGAGACCACGATGCCCTACTTCACCGCGCAGGACGGGACCCAGATCTACTACAAGGACTGGGGCACCGGGCAGCCGGTGGTCTTCAGCCACGGCTGGCCGCTCAACGGCGACGCCTGGGAGGACCAGATGCTGTTCCTCGCGGAGCGCGGGTTCCGGGTCATCGCCCATGACCGGCGCGGGCACGGTCGCTCCGGGCAGCCCTGGTCGGGCAACGACATGGACACCTTCGCGGACGACCTCGCCGGGCTGATCGCCCATCTCGACCTGCGCGACGCGGTGCTGGTCGGCCACTCCACCGGCGGCGGCGAGGTCGCCCGCACCCTCGGGCGGCACGGGACGGCGCGCGTCGCCAAGGCGGTCCTGGTCGGGGCCGTGACGCCCCAGATGGTCCGGACCGACGCGAATCCGGGCGGCCTGCCCCGGGACGTGTTCGACGGGATCCGGGACTCGGTCCTGCGCGACCGGTCGCAGTTCTTCAAGGACCTGAGCGGCCCGTTCTACGGCGCCAACCGTCCCGGCGCCGCGGTCAGCGACGGTATGCGGGACACGTTCTGGATGCAGGGCATGATGGCCGGGCTGCGGAACGTGCACGCCTGCGTGGCGGCCTTCTCGGAGACCGACTTCACCGAGGACCTGACGCGCATCGACGTGCCGACCCTGCTGGTGCACGGCGACGACGACCAGATCGTGCCGATCGACGCCGCGGCGCGCGCCGCCGTCAAGCTCGTGCCGAACGCCGTGCTGAAGGAGTATCCGGGCGCGCCGCACGGCCTGGCCGCCACCCACAAGGACCGGCTGAACGCCGAC from Methylobacterium radiotolerans JCM 2831 includes the following:
- a CDS encoding LysR family transcriptional regulator; this encodes MRLPDFEAWAVFAKVVETGSFGRAAAELGLSKATVSKAVSRLELRIGARLFNRTSRKLALTEAGQAAKDGAARILAEGEAAEALATAGAAEPRGLVRLAAPMTFGVMHVAPILPAFFREYPAVSVDLHLSDAVVDLVGGGFDIGLRIAALPDSSLRARRLCEIRRSLVATPAYLDRHGRPEHPDDLVRHTCLGYAYLPTPDRWRFVDGSGAEAVVVPAGQLRANNAEALAPALRAGLGLALQPDFMIWDDLESGRLERVLPAWSPPPIALHLVTPPGDPRPARVTALIAHLGQALGQAPWAAPQPRRDPADR
- a CDS encoding ring-cleaving dioxygenase, giving the protein MVQTGLHHVTAFSGPALRNLDFHTRILGLRLVKKTVNFDDPGTYHLYYGDAAGRPGTILTFFPVEHAAPGRVGIGETQETAFRVPRASIGWWTHRLIEKGVAHEPLVQVFGAPTLRFRDPDGMMLALVGVDVGDAEGWASSEVPAEHAIRGLHGVTLLLDRAEPTAAILTEVLGLEEVGREGNLIRFAGSAELGGLVTLRAVGGFLPGRAGAGSVHHIAFRAADDAAQAAMGRALEARGLHVTEQRDRQYFRSIYFREPGGVLFEIATDAPGFAVDEPIEALGQALKLPAGLEPHRAEIEAVLPKVA
- a CDS encoding alpha/beta hydrolase; the encoded protein is MTQDTAGFIHRFEPGPDTARPLLLLHGTGGDENDLLPLGRTVAPEAALLAPRGAVSENGMPRFFRRLAEGVFDEADLRRRTGDLAAFVAAARTRYGIGAPLALGFSNGANIAASLLLLRPETLAGAVLLRPMVPFAEPPVADLAGRPVLILSGAMDPIVPAENARRLAQQLTAAGARVEHRILPVGHGLSQADIGLALNWLRGLALPEAA
- a CDS encoding DoxX family protein; translated protein: MSPISSSSATALLPVTGRVLMSAIFLVSGAGKLAAPAATLATIEAAHLPLPPLAYAAATGVEVVGGLLLVAGYRTRPVALVLALFAVATAVTFHAALGDQNQMFHFLKNLAMAGGLLQVAAFGAGPLSLDARQGRA
- a CDS encoding alpha/beta fold hydrolase; the protein is MPYFTAQDGTQIYYKDWGTGQPVVFSHGWPLNGDAWEDQMLFLAERGFRVIAHDRRGHGRSGQPWSGNDMDTFADDLAGLIAHLDLRDAVLVGHSTGGGEVARTLGRHGTARVAKAVLVGAVTPQMVRTDANPGGLPRDVFDGIRDSVLRDRSQFFKDLSGPFYGANRPGAAVSDGMRDTFWMQGMMAGLRNVHACVAAFSETDFTEDLTRIDVPTLLVHGDDDQIVPIDAAARAAVKLVPNAVLKEYPGAPHGLAATHKDRLNADLLAFIQG